The following are encoded in a window of Burkholderiales bacterium genomic DNA:
- a CDS encoding universal stress protein, whose amino-acid sequence MYRKILIPTDGSELCRTAAVKGIELARGLGAQVVAFHAIPATSYMLYTESGPSDLMVEQFEKEARARGERLTKEVADLAAAQGVPCETLCLVNDHPWEGIIEAANTRGCDLIFMASHGRRGLSALLLGSETMKVLTHTKVPVLVYR is encoded by the coding sequence ATGTACCGGAAGATCCTGATCCCGACCGACGGGTCGGAATTGTGTCGCACTGCGGCAGTCAAGGGAATCGAGCTGGCTCGCGGACTCGGGGCCCAGGTCGTCGCCTTTCACGCGATCCCTGCGACCTCGTACATGCTCTATACGGAGTCCGGGCCCAGCGATCTGATGGTCGAGCAATTCGAGAAAGAGGCGCGCGCGCGGGGCGAGCGCCTGACCAAGGAAGTCGCCGATCTTGCCGCCGCCCAAGGAGTGCCCTGCGAGACCCTGTGCCTGGTGAACGATCATCCGTGGGAGGGCATTATCGAAGCCGCCAATACGAGAGGCTGCGACCTGATCTTCATGGCATCTCACGGCCGGCGCGGCCTCTCGGCGCTGTTGCTCGGCAGCGAGACGATGAAGGTGCTGACCCATACCAAGGTCCCGGTGCTGGTCTATCGCTGA